cctagaagacatctcagcttggatgaaagagcatcacctccagctgaacattgccaagacagaactactcgtgtttccggcacaccccacggtgcaacacgatctcaccatccaacttggaaataccacaatcactccttccaaaacagccaggaacctcggagtcatatttgatgaacagcggtcatgccgatatgccttattcaacattagaaaggttagaccctatctcactgagcatgcggcacaactccttgtccaggccctggtaatctcaaggttggactactgcaatgctctccttgttggtcttcctgcaaaggctatcaaaccgctccagctggttcagaacgcagcagcacgcctagtcttccaacagcccaaaagggctcaagtgacaccccttttcatctctctccactagctaccggttgaagcccgtatcagattgaAGTCACTAAtacttgcctacaggactatcactggatctgcaccggcatttcacaccctcctacaccccatcaagaaccctgcgttcagcaaaccagcagcgtcttgtattgccttctcataagggcagtaaatcgcaaaaaactccttcctggtggaacattcttcctaactcagtccggtcaaccacatctctcacaacattcaaaaaactacttaaaacccatctcttctgtgaatacttgacagaaaaatgaggggaaaaaaataaaaatacactaaccctctctctttctctcaacaggtagtggtctagcttttgttgaaactagtaactttgtattagcacctattgtattattgctcatgtatgacatatcgcttattgctccatGAACTCTctgtaatggctggaatacactacaaaacgtttaaaatctgaacagatttttttaaaactagacatcatacatttgcagactttttgaaagtttcagatagaaacacactaactgatcaaatctgtagattggcacagactttctgcaacaagtccagactgaaaatctgagcaaaagtcttgtagtgtattttagcctaatgtcgctttggataaaagcctctgctaaatgactaaatgtaaatgtaaatgaagagCGGAAGAAGTATAGAAATGAGAAGAGTTATTCTGCGATAGTTTATGTACATGTGAAGTACTAATCATTCGTGTCAAGGAAAAATGTTCTTATGAGGTCAAATGACCCGAAAGAAACGAAAAACATCATTGAGATTCCGCTGTTTTATAATGGGTAAATCGGTGTTTGAGCCGCCGAGCGCCCCCTGCAGGCATAACACTGTTTCACATATTAGGAAAACAGTCTTTCTTTTCACTTCAATACATCGCTTGAAATGAATGTCGGCAGCGTCTCTGCAGTGTCCGGCTACTGTCGCAGGCTTTCACATCAACTCCGCACATCCTACTTCGATTCACATGTTTCGAAACACACATCTATCATCATGAACGCGATTTCATCGCCGACTGAACCCAAGATGTCCGTGTACGCAATATTACTCTGTTCTTAAATTATGAGTCTAATTATCACAATTGCACTGGCCAATGTAGCCGTCTTTCAGCTCCTTCAGCTTTGCGCGTTTACAGCATTTTTGGTTACGGAATTGCACATTTCTCCGAAGAggcttttattctttttttctccGGATTAAAGGCATCTTCACATCAGTCGGATCGTGGAAGAGATTCGACTCTTTTCATTCGGGAGTGGGGTTTAATATGTCAAGACGAAAACAGACCAACCCTTTCAAAGTGAATTGTAGGTATCTCAGGTATTGTAAACACTTTTAATTCATTAGTTCTCGTTAAATAGCCATTTACTAGACTTAAATGTTAACATtgtggtgtttgtgttgtgGATGAAGTGTTACATCCGCATTTTACTGCACGATGGATGGAACAGCCAAAGGCCAGGCTTTCACAAACTATCCACGTTATCTCATTTAAAGCTCCATGTAGATCTTCAGTTTATGACAAACCCATGAAATATGCGTGATGATGCACAAAACCCGATACACCCATGAAGCCCTGAAGAAgatgtgtttttgttatatttctgtTGATGTGATTAACGTTTATGAACTGATTCCAGAGCACTTTCCTGGAAAGCCCATGTATACAGAAGGAATCTCTATTAAACCTGGCAtagcatttatttataatattgcaTGTAATACTATATGGTTTGCATTAAATAGTCTCACTGAAAATAGCGTAGGCCTGCCTTTATTTTAACTGGATTATTTTCAGGGAAATGCATGTGTATTGTGGGATGTTATCCCCAATATATCACTGACCATATCTGTATAGAAATATATAGAGAAATGAAGTGAATTAGTGTGTCAAGAAGTTTTAATATCCCCATGACAACATGGAGTTTATGATCATGGTCAGCAACACCAGAAATGTgaacttgtgtgtttttgttaaagATGAACCAGCTGTCTTGTGTTCGCCAACAATATCTGTGTTGGCTCCCTCTCTTCAACATttgtaaaatacttttatttaaagctCAAGCCTGTCATTATTGACTACAGGTGAATAGTACAAATTATAATTGAGTGAATATTCCAATAAGTGAGTAATATTTTAATGATCGAGTAATCAGGGTAGACGTTAAAAATAGACCAAGACAACATTAACATCACAGACAAAAAATGAGAATGTCATAGTACTTTATTACATAATATCACACAGTATATGTGAAActgcaaacaaaaatgtttcaataaccaattttatacatttaatgtaGTTAGAACACAGAATTCCTCTACTTTCCATTAACTTGACCCCTAATAGACATTTAGGTGGTAAAAACACTTGTCTGTGCACTGCCATGCCTCTGCTATTTGCAGAATACTTGGAAATTGTAATCGAGAATTAAATAGAAAATCTTGATTGAATTTAGGAATCGCGACAGACCTACGAATCATACAATAATGGCATTTAACCGCATAATGCACTCTCTTATGGGAAACACAAGCAATGTCAAAGTATTGTAAACAATTTTAGTAAAATGGGCTGTTTTTATACGCTGTCTCTCCAAATGGGCTTCTTACAATTTATGGAAATATCTGAACCCTTTTGAAATTGTGATTTCCAGGCCTGTTTtggcatttttttttattattcttcgttctgaaatattacatttaatggGCTTGAAAATACTCCTTTTGTGCTCTAGATGATGTTTAAATCAATTATCCGGTCATCACAACGGATTGGACATGTCATTGAAATTTACTGAAGGTCTGAGGATCCTGTGGTTGTGGCCAGTTGTTTATATTGTCAACAGCAGCTACTATTGAATTATAAAGATAAAATAAACTTTCTTTGTGTTACTGtaatatttctcttttttttattataatattggTGTTACCTGACGGAAGACTAGAAAATTCTTTAcaggaaagttttttttgttgttgttgctattGCAAACGCATACATGAGTGATGTATGACTTTATGGTCCCATCAGTTCAACAGCTGGAATGTTACTGTTGAAGTTACTTCCTTACaccttttattttgttgaaacggGTCAAATTGTTCATCATTTTGGTTTAGTTTATCATTGTACAGTATTGTTCTTTGGGTAAAAGGGCTTTTCCAGTTACTCGGTGGGAAAGTATATCTTGATCTTGTTCCCCCATCATGCCTGGAGTACTCCTTTTCTCAAAGTGAGACCTGAAAGGCGAGTCTGGCTTTATCTGATTTGATTATTCCACCAGcccaagaaaacaaacaaggcaCTGAGGTGGGTTGGGTGAAGCCTAGTCCTCTCCATCGTTGCTGTTTTTACGTTCTCTCCATTTCAGCATTCTTTTACAGAGGCTTGGCTGGGGATTGTAAAGGTTGCGGTAGAAGGATGGCTCGATTTCAGGAGCACTTTCATTGTTTGCTATTCGAGTTAAGTTTTGTCTGTTGTGTTCCCACCCCCCTCCAACCGACTTTACCCTTTCTCTCATGTCTGTTGGCTGATGAGTTTGTCTCTTTGTCTGGATTCAGACAGACACTGCGTCACCTCCTGCCTACAGACACACGGACTCAGAGATAACATCACAGTGGCACAGACGAGGGGGGGTGAGGGTGGATAGACAGGAGAAGATGGAGGGAGggtggagagagacagatgtACAGACAGAACCGGCAATGGGGGATGGGGAACTCTCTTCCATCAATCACAAACTGACTGCTATAGAGCTAGCTGTTCCCTCTTTCCTCATTCAACTCTTCTGCGTTTGTAGATGAATCCAAACACGTTTCGGACCTCAATTTGAGACTGTCCAGAGTATGCTGTGAAAGTCCAACTCTTGATTCCCTCTTGACAACCATTGGTGACTAGAGGTAAAATATTTGATCCCATGGCTTTTTCCGAAGGGTAAACACCATGTGGTGCAGGCATTCCTAAAAGGTCTGAGCTCAAAAAGGGATTGAAGCATCAAAACTACATGACGTGATCAAAACCCAGTTCTAATCCAGTTTGACCTTTGGCGGTTATTGTTTCACAACGTCATGTATTGCTTTTCTTGAGCTAAGGCAAGCGTCAATGTTATTATTACAACATTATATGCTATTATTAGTGCTCCTGTACCTCAATGTGCTGTCGtagttgtgggttcgatccacaggaaatgtgtaaatacagaaataattaAGGATAACAGTGCATCAATTGACTTATAATTAGTATTTTACTATGTTATCTGGTCCTATCTAGGGACCAGAATATCTTGGAGCTCTCTAGTAAGCAACCACCtggcaacaccctagcaaccacagaGCAACACCTTGGCAACCTCACAAAGCATCCATAGCAGTGTAATGGCAAGCACCTCTCACGTGTGCTTCAGAAAGTGATTGACATGAGTGTTACTCACGACAGTTATAGGACATTATAAGCTTTGCAGAAAGTGTTTGGTGGATGGCAGGAATGGAGTAATGGGATGCATGCTGAGAGGGAGGACAGAGTGAAGAGCAGATCTGTGTGGGTGTAGGGAGGGTTTGTAGAGGAGAAGATTCTCACATTAGCAGCACGGACAACAAGGAGGCAGGCGGTTTCCTCTGGGAAACCTTGCGGTGTAATGTGGGGGGTTGGTGTGAGGTGGAGTATGCATGGATGCATGTTTGTAGCGTATGATGTTGCATAaataagaatgttttttttgtgtgtgaaatccattaaaaaaaataattttcattgtttactTACCCTCTCATCAGCAACACAacgttgtgggtttgattctcAAGGAACACATACTGATGAAAtgtacagccgcggaaaaaatgaagagaccgttccaaatttttattttaatcagcgtttctagatgtattgtggccattccggTCCTGTGTCAAAACTCGGCAGtgacacaaagtcatccaacagcaatgcgaAAGACTGAatgcatgacaagacacatgaaaactgtgaaaaatcgaggttatcacattttttgtgcttttcctaaatacatgtacaaacattactgttgtattacttaaaagtgaatctgaacttgttttgtttgcagtATTTGTGGTCTgaaaaaacgtttctgttaatttgacctgtttctccagttttcagtttctgcaaataaatgcaaatagaaacaatatttttatttaaaacttaGGAGAAGTATTGtgagtagttcacagaataaaaacttaaacacatacctataaatagttcaattcagaaaaacagaaaatggtctaactttttcaattattttcccACAGTTGTATATTCTAGtcaatttggataaaagcgtttgtAAAAttggtaaatgtaaacaaaaattatGTTGAGTGAGataataaattgtatttttttgtagaactgttcctttaagtctaAATTATTGTGAGGATGGCTTCTTGATGTGGGCTTCAAGAATTCACACTCAAACATTGTCCaggaattattttgttttgtagttGTTTTTGGTAACAACCATGTCAACCTCATACCCCATATCAAGCTGTATTCCCTTAGTTTGTCTAACATGATCTAAAACGCTTTGCTTTTTTGCATAAATAGAAATATCTCAATATATGTTGCCTGTCAAAAGTGATCACTAAAGCTGGACAAACAACACTATTACATCACTACGACTATCAATTCTACTCAAATAGGGTTAAGGGTTGAACGCAGCAAGCGTGACTTACATTGTCCTCAGATtgcaaaatgtaacatttttaatctcttttcaaaaagtgtttaatgtaaaattgtAAGTACACATTCTCAGACACTGTTGTTTTACTTGCAGGGTCTTTTCCCACAACTGGGTTCTCTGGCCCTCAGCACGCTTTTGAAATGGATGCTAGAAATGACTTCACTGTGGATGGCGAATGCCATAGCAACAACTCGCAGGATCCTGAAGAGCAAGACAGCACAAGTGGTGAGCTACCCAGCTTCAAAAACAACTACACAGATTTACTGCAGATCAACTGCTATTACAGTGCTGAGGTCACGGGTTCAATTTCCCATGGAAAACACGCATTAAAAATATTAcgtttaaaggtacagttcacccaaaagtaaaaattcgGTAATCATTTaatcaattcaattcatttcaattttatttatatagcgcttttcacaatgtgcattgttccaaagcagctttacaggagcaaataagaaaaacacagaaaggtaaaacacagcacagtgcatggtgtttatagaccaagcaagatcattataataaataatatctaataaataaataaataaatgcagtctcccggtgagcaagccaacactgcactaatcaccctcgagttgtttcccaaaattgtatacatttctttgttctgatgaacacagagaaagatttgaaagaatgcttgtaaccaaacagttcttggccaccattgactactatagtaggaaaaatgacaatggtagtcaaaagtttgctttcctacattcttcaaaatatcttcttttgtgttcaatttttcctactatggtcctTCTtattggtggccaagaactgtttggttacaagcattcttccaaatatctatttctgtgttcatcagaacaaaaaaaatgacaccgatttagaacaacttgaggctaaggaaatgataacagaattttcatttttgaactgcTGGAAGTCACTTTTGATAAAGCATttagcatctgctaaatgcaaaaaatcataTTATTGTTCATTGCTCATAAATTTGTTAAAAGTAGGAAGATATCTGTGATTCTTCCATGCAGTGTGAAGACTTGAAAGCAGAGAAATAAGGTGGCCTTTGATGGAGCtttcagttgttgttttttttcaatcTTCCAGACGATGGTGACAGTGATTTTGACAAAGACGACGACTCAAATGGCTCTGCGgatgacagcatgacaagtaATAAAAGCAGCCAGTGGTGCATACAGCAGGAGGATGTCAAAGAGGCGAGTTTCATAGATCTAATGCGGAAAGTATCCGTTTGTGATTACCTTGAGATCCTTCTCACTGCACGCTTGgcattgttcgttttttaacTGAACAGTGTCTTGCAAAATTATTGAGCTCTTGACCTATTTCCTAATTTTAATGATTTGTGGGTAGATGGAAAAGCACAGAGATGCAACAATTATTGAAAGACATTGTTTCGGGTCAGAAAATGTTCCAATTTATCATTTGGATATTCATCGTTTTGTTTAAGCTACTGCTGCATTAATTTAAGATTTTTACCCTTCTTAAAGATGAATGAAATGGCAGTTTTGTAGCACATTGCAGAAAGCAAGTACACGCTTAAGAATCTAAAGCTTTTGCAAGGCACTGCACCTGATTTTCCATCTTATTTATAATCCTCTAACTTTTTTGGCTGTAAAGATGATCTAAGAGCATTACTAATTCATCAGCAATTGTTGTCATCTTTAAAGGCTCCAGAGAACTAGGTGATAGATATTTTTGTAAAGGGACTCATAACTCTATAGCAACCCTGTTGACACGGCAGTTGGAGTGAGTCATGAGAGCTTATGCATTCATACATCTTCCATACAGCACACCACTGGTGCATCAGTCATCCACGGCTACAGCCCTCAGAATCGTCACCTGTGATGAGTCAAACACTAGATTTGTGTTAACCTAAAAACACTACATCCActaaatacaaaagaagacattttggaaGAATTCTActgctatttatttattttcaagacGCTACAATAAAAATAGACCATGCAATTTGTGTGCTATATTTAGGTCATACAGATGCTCAGTATGAGGAACAGACTGGAATTTAAGGCTGATAATCATTTCCTCTAGTGATTTATCGCTGTGTCTTGATCATTGAGTGAAAACTCGTGATCTTTTTTATAGGAATATGAACATTCTCTCATAGTTGACTCACCtgcatgccatcccagatgtaagGTCCTGGagcatcattaaagtaaaaaaaacctcCAATTAATGAATGTCTTTTCAAAACTAAAAAGACTAAAAACTAAAACCaaaacattaaaggaatagttcacccaaagaatggcccccattgactttccatagtaggaaaaaaatcacTATGGTCaaatcaatggggaccattttcgggtgaactattcctttaattgtAAGTGCACATAAAATCACAACCAGTAACGTTGTTTAAAATCCaatgtttgtgttcaacagaaagaaagtcatacatgtatgaaatgacatgaagacaacaaaataaatgatgGAATTTTTATGTGAACCATTTCTTACTCCAAAATGATATGAACTTGGGTCACTTAACCCTTCTTATATTCAGGCTGTAGATTTGATACTTTTGAGCTTGTCCAATGTTTCCTGTTGTTTGTTGGTCTGTTGTGTCTATAAGGAGTGTGAGGAAGGCACAGACCAAGGGAGCAGTTATGTCTGTCCTCTGTGTCCCCTGGAGTTCAGTAGTCCAGAGCAGCTCATCTCACACGTCTACCAGGTGAGGACACTTACAATACCAAAAcctatttcttttttattcacagtcatttctacatttttgaatCTGAGGCAACACAGTAAATGTTTAGTTAAATTACATAATTTTCTTAGGTGAATCATCCCTTTAAGGGCATATACAAGTCTTAAAATGATGACTGAGCCAGAGATGTAAACTCATGGGCAATGGGcctcatgtactgtataaaactTTGCATAgattttagggatgcaccgatatgtaaattttggccaataatgataaccgataattcttaaacattggaagccgatgaccaatatattggccgatatacagtatctaaatattaatataaaattccctaagactgaaacaaaagacaaaaaagtggacaactgcttttatttgaaaatattcactgcagaacacaaggtaaccattagttctcttctttcccctgaaaatcatgtaccaagcctactttactcTAGTTAACGATTCTCTAACCTTCAAAcctttctggtatatttttatttactaaacaaattatagatgttcttccataGCCAATTCTGTACCTAGGCTAcattaacaatgttttgctaatagcagtaagtgaatgatcatgacagaaagactgtactgtactgtattttaactgtgagcagcgttaaccagaggaaattatttatgatttatcggctataatatagcGGCCCGAATTTTATTATCCATATCGGTattggccgataaatggtcatttttactgttatcggtatcggccgataccgatatggccaaTCCCTAGTAGATTTCATCCTTAAAGTGTGTGTATGCACAGTCAAGACTGTGTGCACAtatttaaacaatttttttataaatcccacTATGAGGATGAAAAAATGTTGAGAAAAAAGTCCTTCAATATGTCCCTGTTTAATTTTGAAATACATGAACATCAAACAAAACCTGAACACAATAAAGCATTTGAAGTGGGAATTGTCTTTCAGTTTGAAGTACTGATGTATAAAATCTCTTATGTTTCATGTGAACAGCACACATCGGTGGGCGGCAGTAAGAGTTTCATCTGTCCTGTTTGTGGACGAGCTCTCAGCTCTCCGGGCTCTCTCGGTCGCCATCTTCTCATCCACTCAGAAGACCGCCTGTCCAACTGTGCAGTATGTGGCGCCCGCTTCACGGACACCAACAACTTCAACAGGTCGGCTCATTACGCCAAacatacatttatgtttttaaagaatTGATGCTCTaacctttttttgtttgaaaCTGTAGGGAAAAGTTGAAGGAGTTTCTCAACACGAGTAGTATGGAGATCAATAGCAACAGTGAGGCCTGCTCGTTGCCCAACTCTCTACTGAGAAGCCCCATGACTACCCCCAACACCAATCCTGGTCCCGCGTTGAACTCACTCCCAGACGGCCTCCTCTCATCTGCACCTCCTCTTCCTTCCCTGTCCGACAGCAGCCTTTCACCCGTCAGCCCCTCCAACACGGGTCTGCCCCCTCTTCCGGACCTTCTGAACCCGATGCCCGTGTATCCGGCCGGTGTTCTGTTAGTCTGCAACAGCTGCATAGCCTACCAGCAACTCGTAGACGCCCAGTCGCCCACCATGCGAAAATGGGCGGTCCGTAGAAAGAACGAGCCTGTGCAAATGAGGCAACAGCGATTGGAACGCGAGCGCACGGCGAAAAAGACCAAACGGGCGTGCGAGACCGCGGATGAGCGCGAGATGCGACGTTTGCGAGACCGCGAGGCGAAACGAATGCAGAGGATGCAGGAGACCGACGAACAGCGAGCCCGCCGTCTACAGCGTGACCGGGAGGCCATGCGACTCAAAAGGGCCAACGAGACGCCCGAGAAGAGGCAGACGCGGTTGATACGCGAAAGGGAGGCTAAGAGGCTCAAGCGACGTCTGGAAAAGATCGACCCGTCGTTGAGAAACCAGATCGAACATGACCCGGCAGCAATGGCGGCTCTGACCGCCGATATGAATCTGTTTCAGTTTTCCTTCCCCATGTCTGTTTCCAATATGGATAATGGGTTGTTTATGAAACTTCCATAGTGAGCACTGCATTTGCGTTCTTAAAGCTTGGATGTAACTGTTATGGTCTTGTCAGGTGTTCACACTGAAAGCGGTTTGCGATAAATCGTTGTGAAGTCATTTCGTTTTCAAAGGGTTGGCTACATAAAACCAAGGATTTGTTGGTGGTACAACGGCGGTGAAGCTCACTGGATCTTGCTCTTGATGTACTGAAGAACACCTAATAAGAACCAACAGCAAACCTTCAGTCAGTGTGACTGCACCTTAATGGATTTTTGTAACATAAAATTCAAAAACATTCATGAAAGACtcccaaaaaatgttttaatgtctgTAGGCATGTTTTGGAGATTCCTCTTCTCCATTTTTATGACTCACACTTGCATTTATCTTCAGAGCGGTTAGACGTTTCCATGATGTGCTCCTCTGGTTGCTCATGGACCTCAGAGTGAGATCTACACTCCATATTCTATTCAAATCACCAGTCTGAAAAATTGGAGTTTTCC
This region of Triplophysa rosa linkage group LG1, Trosa_1v2, whole genome shotgun sequence genomic DNA includes:
- the znf821 gene encoding zinc finger protein 821 isoform X2, with protein sequence MDARNDFTVDGECHSNNSQDPEEQDSTSDDGDSDFDKDDDSNGSADDSMTSNKSSQWCIQQEDVKEECEEGTDQGSSYVCPLCPLEFSSPEQLISHVYQHTSVGGSKSFICPVCGRALSSPGSLGRHLLIHSEDRLSNCAVCGARFTDTNNFNREKLKEFLNTSSMEINSNSEACSLPNSLLRSPMTTPNTNPGPALNSLPDGLLSSAPPLPSLSDSSLSPVSPSNTGLPPLPDLLNPMPVYPAGVLLVCNSCIAYQQLVDAQSPTMRKWAVRRKNEPVQMRQQRLERERTAKKTKRACETADEREMRRLRDREAKRMQRMQETDEQRARRLQRDREAMRLKRANETPEKRQTRLIREREAKRLKRRLEKIDPSLRNQIEHDPAAMAALTADMNLFQFSFPMSVSNMDNGLFMKLP
- the znf821 gene encoding zinc finger protein 821 isoform X1 — encoded protein: MSRRKQTNPFKVNWSFPTTGFSGPQHAFEMDARNDFTVDGECHSNNSQDPEEQDSTSDDGDSDFDKDDDSNGSADDSMTSNKSSQWCIQQEDVKEECEEGTDQGSSYVCPLCPLEFSSPEQLISHVYQHTSVGGSKSFICPVCGRALSSPGSLGRHLLIHSEDRLSNCAVCGARFTDTNNFNREKLKEFLNTSSMEINSNSEACSLPNSLLRSPMTTPNTNPGPALNSLPDGLLSSAPPLPSLSDSSLSPVSPSNTGLPPLPDLLNPMPVYPAGVLLVCNSCIAYQQLVDAQSPTMRKWAVRRKNEPVQMRQQRLERERTAKKTKRACETADEREMRRLRDREAKRMQRMQETDEQRARRLQRDREAMRLKRANETPEKRQTRLIREREAKRLKRRLEKIDPSLRNQIEHDPAAMAALTADMNLFQFSFPMSVSNMDNGLFMKLP